CGAGCGCCCCATAGACCTCGCGGAAGGCGTTCTGGATGACCTGCGGGTCCACCGTCGCGCTGCCCGCCTGCCGCTGAATCTCGGTGGACTGCTGGCGCAGCAGGCTGGCGGTCGACCCGATCATCTTGCCGGTGGTGTCGTTGATCGCCGTGACCTGCCCCAGCACCGCCTGCTGGGTCCCCAGCGCCTGCGCGACCATGATGGCGGTCCGCAGCGCACTCACCGTCGTGGTGGTCGCCCGGTCCACCCCCTTGATCAGTTCAAGGTTGTTGCGCCGCACGAGGTCGAGGGCGAGGTAGCCCTGGATCGCCACCGCGAGTTGCGTGAGCAGGTCCGTCACCCGCTGCCGCACCGCGAACAGCAGCTCCTCGCGCACCACGCGGGCCTTTTCGGGGTCGGTCTGCTCCAGGGTGTGCAGCCGCGTGGTGAGCGCCTCGTCCACCGCCGTCCCCACGTGGGCGTACTGGCGCAGTTTCTGCATGGTTTCCCAGAGGTGGACCTTTTCCGTCTCGATGCTGGCGTTGTCGCGCCGCAGCTCGTCCTGCGAGCGGTAGAGCGTTTCCAGAATCGCGTTGAGGTGGCTCTGGGCGCTCTGGTAGCGGTCCATCGCGTTCACGGCCTTGCGCCCGCCCGGCAGCTTGCGCAGAAAGCCCCGCGCGGTGGGCGTGCGGCCGGGGTCGAGGTCTTCCACCGTGCGCCGCAGGTCGGTCAGGCCCTTCAGGATGTCGCTGCCCTCGGCGAGCGAGCCTGCCTTGGTCGCCCGCAGGGGCCGCTCCAGCATCCGGCTGGACACCTGCGCCGCCGCCCGCTGCTCCGGCACGCCGAGGTCATGCACCGCGTCGAGCTTACGCTTGAAGTCGGGGCTATGCGTTCCGACGTGCAGCACGTCCTCCACAAAGGCCCGCGCCATCGCGTCGAGCCGGGTGCGGTCCTCGGCCGAGAGAGGCACCATCTCCGGAGCCTCCTGCGCCTTCACCGGGGCCACCGCCTCGGGCGCTTGCAGCAGGGCGTCGGGCGGGGTCAGGGGGCCGGGCTTGTCAGCACTCATGTCCCACAGTACGCCGGAAGTGGGCGGGGGGTTGCGTCGGGGGAAAGGTGGAGGAGGGGCCAGCCGCCAGTGTTCATCCGCCCGCTTCCAGCCGCCAGCAAAAAACCCCACGCGCCGGGGCGGGTGGGGTGGGGGAGGAGGAGACGGGGATCAGCGGGTCTGGCCGCCGCCGGTGCCCGTGCCGAGTTGGACCGGCTGTCCGGCCACGTTCACAAGTTGCACGCGGGTGAAGGTGCCCGGCACGCGCACCAACGTCCAGGGGCTGGTGAGGGCCTGGGTGGTGATCGCGCCCGGCCCCGGAGCGCGGATGTCCACCGTCAGGGTGAGGACACCGTTCTGAACGCTGGCGCCCGTGACCTGGACGCCGTACCCCCCGGTGGGCCGCTGCCCCAGGAAGACGCCGACCACCGTTTCACCGGAGCGCAGGGCGGGCACGGCGGGCGTTCCCGTCTGGTTGCCGTAGGCGACGCGGTACAGGGCATTCAGCGCGGCCTGGGTGCTGGCAACCTGCACGGCGGGGGTGTTCACGGCGGCGTTGGTGCCGCTGGCGAGTTCGGTGACGCTCACGCGGCCTCCGGGGGTGGGGGTGACGCTGGGGGTGGTGATGTTTGTCGTGGGTGCGGTGAACGTCACGATGCCCGCAGGCAGTCCCGCCGCGCTCAGGCGGCGCTGCACTTCGGCGCGGTCGGTCGCCGAGAGATTGAAGTTGACCTCCACGACGCCCCGGTCGCTCACCCCCACGGTCGAGAGACTGGAAAGACCAGTGAGCAGAGACTGGGCCTGCTGCAACTGCGAGAGACGGTAGCCGGAAGGGTAGACGCGGTCGTTGGCCGGAGCTTCCGGCGTCGGCGTCTCGGTCACCGTGCCCGTCGCTCCCGGCGCGTTGGGGGCAAAGGTCACCACACCCGTGGGCAATCCGGCCTGCGTCAGCCGTTGCAGCACCGCGACCCGCTGCACGGCGGTGCCCACCGTCACGCGCACGCGGCCCTGGGTGGGGTCGAGTTCCAGCGCACTCAGGCCGGGCAGCCCTGCCAGCGCCCGCTGCGCCGCCTGAAGCTGCTCGGTGGTGTAGCCCGATGGGTAGGTGGCGGCGCGTTCCGGCGCGGTCTGGGTCTGCACCGGGGCTGTCTGCGTAGGGGCGCTCAGCGGCGTGGCGGGAATGGCGTTGACACTCTGCGCGGCGGCGAGGGTACCCGCGCCCAGGGCCAGAGACAGGAGGAAGGTCCGGGTCATGGCTCCAGCCTCGCCCGTGGCCGCTGACCGTGCATGAGCGCCCGTATACTCGCGTTCATGATTGATCCCGTCAGCTCGGCGCCGCTGGACGCAGGGGAGGTGGGGCACCTCGCCCGCCTCGCGCGGCTGGACCTCACCCCCCAGGAACAGGAAGCCCTGCGCGGCGACCTCGGCCGCATCCTGGGCTACTTCGAGCAACTCCGGGCGGTGGACACCGCCGGAGTGGAGGAGATGCAGCGCCCCGTCACCCTCGTCAACGTCCTGCGCGACGACGTGCCCGGTGAAGTCTTCGCGCCGGAGGTCGTGGCGACCCTCGCCCCCGAGATGGAGGGCGGCTTCGTCCGAGTCCCGCGTACAGTGGAGACCGACTGATGTTGGACCTCAAATTCATCCGCGAAAACCCCGAAGCCGTTCGCCACGCCATCGAGGTGAAGGGGGTCGCCCTCGACCTGGGCGAGCTGCTGAACCTCGACCGGGAGGTCGTCGCCTCGCGC
The DNA window shown above is from Deinococcus sp. HSC-46F16 and carries:
- a CDS encoding toxic anion resistance protein — its product is MSADKPGPLTPPDALLQAPEAVAPVKAQEAPEMVPLSAEDRTRLDAMARAFVEDVLHVGTHSPDFKRKLDAVHDLGVPEQRAAAQVSSRMLERPLRATKAGSLAEGSDILKGLTDLRRTVEDLDPGRTPTARGFLRKLPGGRKAVNAMDRYQSAQSHLNAILETLYRSQDELRRDNASIETEKVHLWETMQKLRQYAHVGTAVDEALTTRLHTLEQTDPEKARVVREELLFAVRQRVTDLLTQLAVAIQGYLALDLVRRNNLELIKGVDRATTTTVSALRTAIMVAQALGTQQAVLGQVTAINDTTGKMIGSTASLLRQQSTEIQRQAGSATVDPQVIQNAFREVYGALDAISTYRTQALDRFRDTIQVLGREVSQAQTYLDRERQTAARDVAQGLNVTEKGDLKL
- a CDS encoding protease complex subunit PrcB family protein is translated as MTRTFLLSLALGAGTLAAAQSVNAIPATPLSAPTQTAPVQTQTAPERAATYPSGYTTEQLQAAQRALAGLPGLSALELDPTQGRVRVTVGTAVQRVAVLQRLTQAGLPTGVVTFAPNAPGATGTVTETPTPEAPANDRVYPSGYRLSQLQQAQSLLTGLSSLSTVGVSDRGVVEVNFNLSATDRAEVQRRLSAAGLPAGIVTFTAPTTNITTPSVTPTPGGRVSVTELASGTNAAVNTPAVQVASTQAALNALYRVAYGNQTGTPAVPALRSGETVVGVFLGQRPTGGYGVQVTGASVQNGVLTLTVDIRAPGPGAITTQALTSPWTLVRVPGTFTRVQLVNVAGQPVQLGTGTGGGQTR
- the gatC gene encoding Asp-tRNA(Asn)/Glu-tRNA(Gln) amidotransferase subunit GatC produces the protein MIDPVSSAPLDAGEVGHLARLARLDLTPQEQEALRGDLGRILGYFEQLRAVDTAGVEEMQRPVTLVNVLRDDVPGEVFAPEVVATLAPEMEGGFVRVPRTVETD